The sequence AGCCGGCGATCCTCCTGGTGCGTTCGTTCTTTCTTGAGTTTAATCAGCAAGAATACCTCCGGGGTGAGCTTTGCCTGAATAATCAGGCTAGCAAAGCGTGTCGACGGGCTGTCCAGGATATTGCTTAATTATTATTCCCTCTGGCGACGTTGAGGGTTTAGTAATTAAATAAAATATCCTTACGAAAAGTATTCCAAACTGAAACCTCACGCTACGCCGTTATTTTCATGAGGCGCTTTCGCGGAGGCGTGAAAGCATAAACGTCAACGCAGCCGCACAAAGCAGCACTATGCCGCTCAGGGCAAACGTGCTCTGCCAGCCGAGGCGATCAAACACCATACCGCCCGCCGTTGAACCCAGTGCAATGGCGAGTTGGATCACCGCGACCATTAACCCTCCGCCCGCTTCGGCATCCTCCGGAAGCGTTCGGGCGACCCACGTCCACCAGCCCGTCGGTGCTGCCGTCGCCAGCATTCCCCACAAGCCTGACAGCAGGGCAACAATCCACACGTTATGCCCGGTCAAAATCAACGCGCCAGCGATGGTGGCCATCAGCAGTGGAATCGCTATTAACGTCAGGTAAAACGCCGCGTTCAATACCAGAGAAACGAGAAGGGTGCCAATAAATCCGGCAATGCCGATGGCGAGCAAAATCAGCGATAGCCCGGAGGCGCTGACGTGCGTGACGGTCTCGAGAAATGGGCGCACATAGGTAAACAGCGCAAACTGTCCCATAAAGAACAGGCTGCAGGCTATCAGACCGACGGATACGACAGGCTGGCGAAATAGCCGAAAGACGCCTTCACCTGACGCACCGTTTTTACGCCCGCTCATATTTGGCAGGCTAACGTACTGCCACAGGAATGCCGCGATTGTCACGGGCACCAGACAAAGGAAGGCACCGCGCCAGCCAATGGTTGCACCCAGGTAGCTGCCTAGCGGGGCGGCCACGACCGTTGCCAGCGCGTTACCACCGTTGAAAATAGCCAGCGCGCGCGTGACCTGATGATGGGGAACCAGGCGAATAGCCGTTGCCGCCGACATGGACCAGAACCCGCCGATGGCGATACCGATCAGCGCGCGACCGGTCATATACGTCTGATAGTTCTGGGCGAAGGCAATAATGAGCCCCGAGAGCGCCATCAGTATCGTCATGCCCAGCAGAAGGTGTTTACGATTCATATTCCCGGCAAGCCGGGAGAGGAAGAGGCTGGTCAGTACCGCCAGCGCGCCGGAGATAGCAATGCCCTGGCCTGCAAGCCCCTCCGTCACGCCTAAATCTGCGGCAAGCGGGGTGGCAGGCTCACGGGCATAAATTCCGAGGCAATCAGGACGAATACGCAAAGGGTCATGGCAAAAATGCCTCCCCAGTACGCATGTTCCTCATGCTGTGAAGTGGTGTGGTTTAATGTGGACATCGTCTGATTTCGCGAAGAGAGCCGCCCGTCGAAACGGGCAGCAGGGAGGTTTATTTCAGGCTGTTTTTAAAGAATTGTTCAAACTGAGCGAATGGGATCTTCCCGGCAGCATTGTCGTAGAGATCGACATGGTTGGCGCCCGGGACAATCACCAGTTCTTTCTGCTTGCTGCCGACCGCGTTAAACGCATCTTCGGCGAAATAACGGGAGTGCGCCTTTTCGCCGGTCACGATAAGCGTCGGGATAGCGATCTCTCCGGCATAGCTCAGCAGCGGCATGTTCATGAACGAGAGCGGCATAGTTGCCGTCCATGCGCCGGTTGAGTTGACGGAACGCGCGTGGAAGCCACGCGGCATGCGGTAGTAGTCATAAAACTCTTTCAGCACCGGATTCGGGTTGGCGGGCAAGGCTTCTGGCAGAATACGTTCTGACGCGGTCACTTTGCCGTTCTCGTCAACATAAATGTCATGGCCGCCCTGTGCAAAGGTGCCGTTCCCGGCATCCTTCCAGCGCTGTTCATTCAGGTACTGCAGCACAGCATGGCGATCTGCCGAAGAATAACGATCTTTGCCGTCGCCTACGCCGTGACCCATCGCCCGGCTCATGTCATACATTACGCTGGTGGCGACAGCTTTGATGCGCGTATCCATGGATGCCGCATTCAGCGCCATACCGCCCCAGCCGCAGATCCCAAGGATGCCAATGCGCTTACGGTCGACCTCTTTCTGCACGCCCAGGAAATCAACCGCGGCGCTAAAGTCTTCGGTGTTGACGTCCGGTGACGCGACGTTGCGCGGCTGACCGCCACTTTCGCCCGTCCAGGAAGGGTCGAACGCCAGGGTTACAAACCCTTTTTCCGCCAGGGTCTGCGCGTAGAGGCCGCTGGACTGTTCTTTGACCGCGCCAAATGGCCCGCTGACGGCAATCGCTGCCAGCTTACGGTCGCCACGGTTTTTAGGAAGATAGAGATCGCCTACCAGGGTAATACCGTAACGGTTCTGGAAGGAGACCTTACGGTGGTCAACCCGGTCACTTTTGGCAAAGGTTTTGTCCCAGGTTGTGACCATCGAGACGGGGGCGTTAGGATTGGTGGCTTCTGCATAACTCATGGTTGTCACTCCACTTAATGATGCGCATAGCAGCATCGCAACAGACAGTTTTTGGGTGAATGTTTTCATGTATCGATACCCTGCGGTGTTGTGTTGCGGCCATTATAGTTAGCAGGAATAGTGCTGATTAGAGGCCATAATCTGCTAGAATTAATATCAAATTGTTATGAATTGCGGGGCGTAATGGCGAAGCGAGAAAACTACAATGAGCTGTACCTGTTTATGCAGGTGGTGCGGGAGGGAAGTTTCACCGCGGCTGCGCAGCGGCTTGGGCTGGCGCAATCTGGGGTGAGCCGCTCGGTGCGCGAGCTGGAGGAGCGGTTGGGCGTCCAGCTTCTCGTGCGCACCACGCGTAAGCTGTCGTTAACCCACGCCGGAGAGCAGCTCTATCAGACAGCCGAATCCGCGTTCGATGCACTTGATTCGGGTCTGGCGACCCTCGCACATTATCGTCAGACACCGTCCGGCACGGTGCGCATTAACGCCAGTCAGCACGCCATCGACAAATGCCTGCTGCCAAAGCTCGCCATTTTTAAACAGCGTTACCCGGATATCAGGCTGGAACTCATAAATGAAAGCCGCTTCGTCGACATCATCACCGAGCGGTTTGATGCGGGTGTCAGGCTGGGAGCTGAGGTCAGTCAGGGAATGATTGCGGTGCGCATCACGCCCGATATGGAAATGGCCGTAGTGGCTGCACCGGGGCACTTCAGGCGTTATGGCTTTCCCCAGACGCCAGCTGATTTAGTGGCGCATCCCTGTATTGCCTATCAGTTTGCTGATGGAAGTGATTATCAGTGGGAACTGGTCGAGGACGGGAAAAAAATCACCCATCGGCCAGAGGGGCAGTGGGCATTGTCAGACAGCTATATGGAAGCCCAAGCCGCCCGTCTTGGGCTTGGGCTGGCTTATGTTCCGCTTGAGCTGGTGGCTGATGATCTTGAAAAAGGAACGCTTATCCGGGTATTGCAGCGCTATAGCCTGCGCATGGACGGGCTCTATCTTTATTATCCGCACCGCAACGTATCGCCGGCTTTGAGGGCCGTTATTGATACGCTGAAAATGTAATTTCTGTGAACGTGTTTTTCTTCGACATGTGAACTGCAGGCCCCTGCTTGCTTAAGTCAGGAAAAAAACTTAGGCTAACGTCAAGATCTGCTTGCTCAACAAAGGCTTAAAAATGGAAAAAATAATCCCGGAATATACGGCTGTTGATTTATCCCGTTGGGCAAGAAAGGAGCATTTTGAGGTATTTCAGGGGTTTGCTCAATCGACGTTTAACCAGACTGTGTTGGTCGATATTACCGTGCTGCTAAGCCATATTAAAAACGTTGGCTGGAAGTTTTATCCGACGATTATTTTTCTCGTTGCTAAAATCGTTAACCGTCACCCAGAATTCCGTATGGCCATGAAGGACAATGAGCTTGTCATATGGAATGAAATTCATCCAAATTATACGATTTTCCATAATGAAACAGAGACCTTTTCATCATTATGGAGTCATTACGATGGCGATATACAGCACTTTCAGAAAACCTATTCTGAAGACATGGCTCGCTATGGCGATAAACTTGCGTATTGGCCAAAAGAAGAATCCAGGGAAAATATCTTTTTTATATCCGGCATTCCGTGGGTAAGTTTTACGAGCTTCAGCGTTAGCGTGGCTAATATGAAAAACTTTTTTGCCCCTATGTTTACGCGGTGATGCTGCCAACTTACTGATTTAGTGTATGATGGTGTTTTTGAGGTGCTCCAGTGGCTTCTGTTTCTATCAGCTGTC comes from Enterobacter kobei and encodes:
- a CDS encoding alpha/beta hydrolase, which translates into the protein MKTFTQKLSVAMLLCASLSGVTTMSYAEATNPNAPVSMVTTWDKTFAKSDRVDHRKVSFQNRYGITLVGDLYLPKNRGDRKLAAIAVSGPFGAVKEQSSGLYAQTLAEKGFVTLAFDPSWTGESGGQPRNVASPDVNTEDFSAAVDFLGVQKEVDRKRIGILGICGWGGMALNAASMDTRIKAVATSVMYDMSRAMGHGVGDGKDRYSSADRHAVLQYLNEQRWKDAGNGTFAQGGHDIYVDENGKVTASERILPEALPANPNPVLKEFYDYYRMPRGFHARSVNSTGAWTATMPLSFMNMPLLSYAGEIAIPTLIVTGEKAHSRYFAEDAFNAVGSKQKELVIVPGANHVDLYDNAAGKIPFAQFEQFFKNSLK
- a CDS encoding LysR family transcriptional regulator translates to MAKRENYNELYLFMQVVREGSFTAAAQRLGLAQSGVSRSVRELEERLGVQLLVRTTRKLSLTHAGEQLYQTAESAFDALDSGLATLAHYRQTPSGTVRINASQHAIDKCLLPKLAIFKQRYPDIRLELINESRFVDIITERFDAGVRLGAEVSQGMIAVRITPDMEMAVVAAPGHFRRYGFPQTPADLVAHPCIAYQFADGSDYQWELVEDGKKITHRPEGQWALSDSYMEAQAARLGLGLAYVPLELVADDLEKGTLIRVLQRYSLRMDGLYLYYPHRNVSPALRAVIDTLKM